In one Clostridiisalibacter paucivorans DSM 22131 genomic region, the following are encoded:
- a CDS encoding anaerobic ribonucleoside-triphosphate reductase activating protein — MIFKGMQKSSFIDYPDKISTVVFTAGCNFRCSYCHNSHLVYNTGEEISEKFIISYLEKRNKYINALCISGGEPTLHQGLYSFIKKIKEKGFLVKLDTNGTNYELLNTLLDEELLDYIAMDIKAPLDKYKDVVNVDLDIKPIYKSIDIIKNSDIDYEFRTTVCNELLTQQDLIDIGKMLSGSKRYAIQNFRDGDSVIIGKGVLTPFKDNIINEVKRSMGEYCDEIIIRK; from the coding sequence TTGATATTTAAAGGGATGCAGAAGTCATCATTTATAGATTATCCAGATAAGATTTCTACGGTAGTATTTACAGCAGGATGTAATTTTAGGTGTTCATATTGTCATAATTCCCATTTAGTATACAATACTGGTGAAGAAATATCAGAAAAGTTTATAATATCGTATCTAGAAAAAAGAAACAAATATATAAATGCTCTATGTATTTCTGGAGGAGAACCTACACTACATCAAGGGCTTTATAGTTTTATAAAAAAGATTAAAGAAAAGGGCTTTTTAGTAAAATTAGATACCAATGGTACCAACTATGAACTATTAAATACACTTTTAGATGAAGAGCTTTTAGATTATATAGCGATGGATATAAAGGCACCGTTAGATAAATATAAAGATGTAGTTAATGTAGATTTAGATATAAAACCCATATATAAAAGCATTGATATAATAAAAAATAGTGATATAGATTATGAATTTAGGACTACTGTTTGTAATGAATTATTGACTCAGCAGGATTTAATAGATATAGGTAAGATGTTAAGTGGTTCTAAGAGATATGCCATACAAAATTTTAGAGATGGGGATTCTGTTATAATAGGAAAGGGAGTTTTAACTCCATTTAAAGATAATATAATAAACGAAGTTAAAAGAAGTATGGGAGAATATTGTGATGAAATTATAATTAGAAAGTGA
- a CDS encoding ribonucleoside triphosphate reductase → MAKKVQKRDGSIVDFDPLKIENAIFKAAKSVGGSDRKKARDLANMVVQISEEAFGAGVPTVEDIQDIVEKVLIEEGHARTAKAYILYRNRHEEIREVENLLMDGERMVDDYVSLDDWRIKENANMGFSLQGLNNHIVEAVTKKYWLQKIYTKKLRDAHTNGDLHIHDLGLLAPYCCGWDLEGLLINGFKGANGKIESKPAKHFRSLLGQIVNWLYTLQGEAAGAQAISSLDTYVAPFIRYDGLSYNEVKDAVQGFIFNLNIPTRVGFQTPFTNITLDIAPHPMLKNVPVIIGGKRKEETYGEFQEEMDMFNRAYCEVMIEGDGAGRCFSFPIPTINITRDFPWDSEISNIIMEMTRKYGTPYFANFINSDLSPEDVRSMCCRLRLDNRELRKRGGGLFGANPLTGSINVVTLNMARIGYLSNTKEEFKRKVKMLMEKAKTICESKRKVLERYMEVGLYPYSKYYLQGIKDAHGEYFKNHFSTIGLNGMNEACLNFLSKDITSEEGQEFAIDIMEFMNRVIQIFQEETGSLWNLEASPAEGAAYRFARMDKRMYPNIVTQGDDEPYYTNSTQLPVDHTKDVFEALELQERLQTLYTGGTVFHGFIGEEIHSIEATKNLIKKAFENSRIPYFTVTPTYSICSEHGYIKGEHFTCPKCGNETEVWTRVVGFHRPVQSWNKGKREEYKDRLEFEISKAL, encoded by the coding sequence ATGGCTAAAAAAGTACAAAAAAGGGATGGTAGTATAGTAGATTTTGATCCATTGAAAATAGAAAATGCTATTTTTAAAGCAGCTAAATCTGTTGGAGGTAGTGATAGAAAAAAGGCTAGAGATTTGGCTAATATGGTAGTACAAATATCTGAAGAAGCCTTTGGAGCTGGAGTACCTACTGTTGAAGATATTCAAGATATAGTAGAAAAGGTACTTATAGAAGAGGGACATGCGAGGACAGCTAAAGCATATATACTCTATAGGAATAGACATGAAGAAATCAGAGAAGTTGAAAATCTTTTGATGGATGGAGAAAGGATGGTAGATGATTATGTCTCTTTAGATGATTGGAGAATAAAAGAAAATGCCAATATGGGTTTTAGTTTACAGGGACTTAATAATCATATAGTTGAAGCTGTGACAAAAAAGTATTGGTTGCAAAAGATATATACAAAAAAACTTAGGGATGCCCATACAAATGGAGATCTACATATACATGATTTAGGCCTATTGGCTCCATATTGTTGTGGATGGGATTTAGAAGGACTTTTAATAAATGGGTTTAAAGGAGCTAATGGAAAGATAGAATCAAAACCAGCTAAACACTTTAGGTCATTGTTGGGACAAATAGTGAATTGGTTATATACACTTCAAGGAGAGGCGGCTGGAGCACAGGCCATAAGTTCTTTGGATACATATGTAGCTCCATTTATTAGATATGATGGGCTTTCATATAATGAGGTTAAGGATGCGGTTCAAGGATTTATATTTAATCTTAATATACCTACTAGAGTAGGATTTCAAACACCTTTTACAAATATAACATTAGATATTGCTCCCCATCCAATGCTTAAAAATGTACCTGTAATTATAGGTGGAAAAAGAAAAGAGGAAACATATGGGGAATTTCAAGAAGAGATGGATATGTTCAATAGGGCATACTGTGAAGTTATGATAGAGGGAGATGGTGCTGGAAGATGCTTTAGTTTTCCAATACCCACTATAAATATAACTAGAGATTTTCCTTGGGATTCTGAAATATCAAATATAATAATGGAGATGACTAGAAAATATGGGACACCATATTTTGCTAATTTTATAAATAGTGATCTTTCGCCTGAAGATGTTAGAAGCATGTGTTGTAGACTTAGATTAGATAATAGAGAATTGAGAAAAAGAGGTGGTGGCTTATTTGGAGCAAATCCTCTTACAGGGTCTATAAATGTGGTGACATTAAATATGGCTAGAATAGGGTATTTATCTAATACTAAAGAAGAATTTAAAAGAAAAGTAAAGATGCTTATGGAAAAGGCAAAGACTATATGCGAATCCAAAAGAAAAGTATTAGAAAGGTATATGGAAGTTGGGTTGTATCCATATTCTAAATACTATCTTCAAGGGATAAAGGATGCCCATGGTGAGTACTTTAAAAATCATTTTAGTACCATAGGATTAAATGGAATGAATGAAGCTTGCTTAAATTTTTTAAGCAAAGATATAACTAGTGAAGAAGGACAAGAATTTGCTATAGATATAATGGAATTTATGAATAGAGTAATACAAATATTTCAAGAAGAGACTGGTAGTCTTTGGAATTTAGAGGCATCACCTGCTGAAGGTGCTGCATATAGATTTGCTAGGATGGATAAAAGAATGTATCCGAATATAGTCACGCAAGGAGATGATGAGCCATATTATACTAATTCTACCCAATTACCAGTGGACCATACTAAAGATGTTTTTGAGGCATTAGAATTACAAGAGAGATTACAAACATTATATACAGGGGGAACAGTATTCCATGGATTTATTGGAGAAGAGATACACAGTATTGAGGCTACTAAAAATTTGATAAAAAAAGCTTTTGAAAATAGTAGGATTCCATATTTTACAGTTACTCCTACTTATAGTATTTGTAGTGAACATGGATATATAAAAGGAGAGCATTTTACATGTCCTAAATGTGGAAATGAAACTGAAGTGTGGACTAGAGTTGTAGGATTTCACAGGCCTGTACAGTCTTGGAATAAAGGAAAGAGAGAAGAATATAAAGATAGATTAGAATTTGAAATAAGTAAAGCTTTGTAA
- a CDS encoding TRAP transporter large permease translates to MAIILFLSFFVLILLGIPVAIAIALSSMVVLIDQGMPLVIITQRMFAGTDSFPLIAVPFFILAGDLLAKGKVSEKLVEFSDAIFGFLKGGLSIVAVLAGMFFAAISGSGAATTAAVGTTLVPELKKKGYDEASSAALIAASGTIGVVIPPSVPMILYAVISDQSVAKLFLNGFIPGVMMGIMLIGIAIVQAYKRNYPKGAKFSPRNIFRTFKDAIWGIMTPVIILGGIFSGFFTPSEAAVIAVNYALIVSLFIYKDMKLKDLYGIICKSAMTMAVIMFIIATSSILSWILANWNIPTIIANGVLSLSTNRYIIMLLITMIILITGVFMETASALIILTPVFLPLINQLDISLVHFGLVMVVGLAIGMITPPVAINLYVASSITNLSLEEITKAIIPYLIGLVVVLLLLLYIPMLVPGLM, encoded by the coding sequence ATGGCTATTATATTATTTTTATCTTTTTTTGTATTAATTTTATTGGGTATCCCAGTTGCAATTGCTATAGCATTATCTTCTATGGTAGTATTGATAGACCAAGGTATGCCTTTGGTAATAATTACTCAGAGGATGTTTGCTGGAACTGATAGCTTTCCATTAATTGCTGTACCTTTTTTTATATTGGCAGGTGATTTATTGGCAAAAGGTAAAGTTTCTGAAAAATTAGTAGAATTTTCAGATGCAATATTTGGTTTTTTAAAAGGTGGACTTTCTATAGTGGCAGTATTAGCAGGTATGTTTTTTGCTGCTATATCAGGTTCAGGAGCTGCTACTACTGCTGCAGTAGGTACAACATTAGTTCCCGAATTAAAGAAAAAGGGTTATGATGAGGCTTCTTCAGCGGCTTTAATAGCAGCTAGTGGAACTATTGGAGTAGTGATACCACCTTCTGTGCCTATGATATTATATGCAGTAATATCCGATCAATCAGTAGCTAAATTGTTTTTAAATGGGTTTATACCTGGAGTTATGATGGGAATAATGCTAATAGGAATTGCTATAGTGCAAGCATATAAAAGAAATTATCCTAAAGGAGCTAAGTTTTCACCGAGAAATATATTTAGAACTTTCAAAGATGCTATATGGGGAATTATGACACCTGTGATAATTTTAGGAGGTATTTTTTCAGGATTCTTCACCCCATCGGAGGCAGCGGTTATTGCAGTGAACTACGCGTTAATAGTATCTTTATTTATATATAAAGATATGAAATTGAAGGATTTATATGGAATTATTTGTAAATCAGCTATGACTATGGCTGTGATAATGTTTATAATAGCTACTTCATCTATATTGAGTTGGATATTGGCTAATTGGAATATTCCTACTATTATAGCTAATGGCGTATTATCATTGTCTACCAATAGATATATTATAATGCTACTAATAACTATGATAATATTAATAACTGGAGTATTTATGGAGACAGCATCAGCCCTTATAATATTAACACCTGTATTTTTGCCATTAATAAATCAGCTAGATATAAGTTTAGTACACTTTGGATTAGTTATGGTTGTTGGATTAGCAATAGGCATGATAACTCCACCAGTAGCAATTAATCTTTATGTAGCTTCATCAATAACAAATCTTTCACTAGAAGAAATAACAAAGGCAATCATACCTTATCTTATAGGATTAGTAGTGGTTTTACTACTATTGCTTTATATTCCTATGCTTGTTCCAGGGTTAATGTAA
- a CDS encoding TRAP transporter small permease, with protein MDLLLFFKRLSNGMDRLVNKIVFLIIIGMIISISLQIIFRVFFDALTWTEELARYLLVWATFLGTTLAYKRGMHISVTFLVNSFPKNIRKIIVVCSILFSIIFFIVSVLFGFRYMNMQAHQVSAALRVSMRWVYLVIPIGFIIMIIHGITAILEEVFGLEEVAR; from the coding sequence ATGGATTTATTATTGTTTTTTAAAAGATTAAGCAATGGGATGGATAGATTGGTAAATAAGATAGTATTTTTAATTATAATAGGTATGATAATATCCATATCTCTTCAAATAATTTTCAGGGTATTTTTTGATGCATTGACATGGACTGAAGAATTGGCCAGGTATCTCCTTGTATGGGCTACATTTTTAGGAACTACATTGGCATACAAGAGAGGTATGCATATATCTGTTACCTTTTTAGTTAATAGTTTTCCTAAAAACATCAGAAAAATTATTGTTGTATGTAGTATATTGTTTTCTATTATATTTTTTATAGTGTCAGTATTATTCGGATTTAGATACATGAACATGCAAGCGCATCAAGTCTCAGCAGCTTTAAGAGTTTCTATGAGATGGGTATATTTAGTTATACCAATAGGATTTATAATAATGATCATACATGGTATTACTGCTATATTAGAAGAAGTATTTGGGTTAGAGGAGGTGGCTAGATAA
- a CDS encoding TRAP transporter substrate-binding protein has translation MKKILALILSMVIVLTLVSGCGSDKASKDASEDNSTGEITEPITLKLAHVVNEKDGFHIAASKFKELVETKTEGKVNIEIYPNATLGDERTLLEGMQMGTVDMGVITNGPVANFVEDIAVFELPFLFGSPEEAYKILDGPVGKELLDKLEEVNLKGLAYAERGFRNLTNSKNPVNTPSDMEGLKIRVMENPVYIDTFKNLGTNAVPMAWTEALTALQQGTIDGQENPVNVIYSFKLYETQQYLSMTRHTYAPATIIMSLNKFEELPKEVQDIISESAQEAAEYERKINKENEETQIKELKEKGMKVVHPDIDAFKEAVKPVYQQYGEKYGQYIERIQSELNQ, from the coding sequence ATGAAAAAAATATTAGCATTAATATTGAGTATGGTAATAGTATTGACATTAGTATCAGGATGTGGCAGTGATAAAGCTAGTAAAGATGCAAGTGAAGATAATTCAACAGGTGAGATTACAGAACCTATAACACTTAAGCTAGCCCATGTGGTTAATGAAAAAGATGGATTTCATATAGCTGCTAGCAAATTTAAAGAGCTTGTTGAAACAAAAACTGAAGGTAAGGTTAATATAGAGATATATCCAAATGCTACATTGGGAGACGAGAGAACATTATTAGAGGGAATGCAAATGGGAACTGTAGATATGGGAGTTATAACCAATGGCCCAGTAGCCAACTTTGTTGAAGATATAGCTGTATTTGAATTGCCATTTTTATTTGGAAGCCCTGAAGAAGCATATAAAATCTTAGATGGACCAGTGGGAAAAGAGTTACTTGATAAATTAGAGGAGGTTAATTTAAAGGGTTTAGCATATGCAGAAAGAGGATTTAGAAATTTGACTAATTCAAAAAATCCTGTAAACACACCATCGGATATGGAAGGATTAAAGATAAGAGTTATGGAAAATCCAGTATATATAGATACTTTTAAAAATCTAGGGACAAATGCAGTACCAATGGCATGGACTGAGGCTTTAACTGCTTTACAACAAGGTACTATAGATGGACAAGAAAATCCTGTAAATGTAATTTATTCATTTAAACTATATGAAACTCAACAATATCTATCGATGACTAGACATACCTATGCACCTGCGACTATAATAATGAGTTTAAATAAATTTGAGGAACTACCAAAGGAAGTTCAAGATATTATTTCTGAATCAGCACAAGAAGCTGCCGAATATGAAAGAAAAATTAATAAGGAAAATGAAGAAACTCAGATAAAAGAATTAAAGGAAAAAGGTATGAAGGTAGTTCATCCTGATATCGATGCATTTAAAGAGGCTGTTAAGCCAGTCTATCAACAGTATGGAGAAAAATATGGACAATATATAGAAAGAATTCAATCAGAATTAAATCAATAA